One genomic segment of Panicum virgatum strain AP13 chromosome 2N, P.virgatum_v5, whole genome shotgun sequence includes these proteins:
- the LOC120658590 gene encoding disease resistance protein RGA5-like — MVVITINSCRYSCNHLIFGAAGNSMASYDTPANLLDLDPHIAALFPERRQLVGIEPRQENLVQWLMEENLQQLRVVSIFGFGGLGKTTLAMTIYQSLCAEGGCFQCQAFVTVSQRFDVKILMRDILLQIMQPVYQNSSHALAGAGQAFPEDLLRAMETWDVGQLASMLRQQLENRRYLIVLDDIWSIAAWEGIRFSLPDSNNGSRILVTTPIRAVAHTCCFHEHDRAYEIEPLTDHESRDLFLKRIFGSTANCPDNLMEISEKILGKCGGTPLAIVSIAGLLSSKPVHSKDQWQKNSLSWFGA; from the coding sequence ATGGTTGTAATAACTATAAACTCCTGCCGGTATAGTTGCAATCATCTCATTTTTGGAGCTGCTGGGAATAGCATGGCTTCTTATGACACTCCAGCCAATCTTTTAGATCTTGATCCTCACATAGCAGCACTCTTTCCAGAGAGAAGACAACTTGTAGGCATTGAACCACGTCAGGAAAATCTTGTGCAGTGGTTGATGGAGGAAAATTTGCAACAATTGCGGGTCGTATCTATATTCGGTTTTGGTGGTTTGGGAAAGACAACACTTGCTATGACAATATACCAAAGTCTATGTGCAGAAGGTGGATGTTTCCAATGTCAAGCTTTTGTAACTGTATCTCAGAGGTTTGATGTCAAGATCCTGATGAGAGACATTCTTCTACAAATTATGCAGCCAGTTTATCAAAACAGTTCTCATGCGCTGGCCGGAGCTGGTCAAGCATTCCCGGAAGACCTTCTCAGGGCCATGGAAACATGGGATGTGGGGCAACTTGCAAGCATGCTGAGGCAGCAATTGGAAAACAGGAGATATCTAATTGTTCTTGATGATATTTGGAGCATAGCTGCATGGGAAGGTATTCGGTTTTCTCTGCCGGACTCAAATAATGGTAGCAGAATACTAGTTACTACACCAATACGAGCTGTAGCACACACTTGTTGTTTCCATGAGCATGACCGAGCTTACGAAATTGAACCTCTCACTGACCATGAATCTAGAGATTTGTTTTTGAAAAGGATATTTGGCAGTACAGCTAATTGTCCAGATAACTTaatggaaatttcagaaaagaTCTTGGGAAAATGTGGGGGCACACCATTAGCTATAGTCAGCATAGCAGGCCTCTTGTCCAGCAAGCCAGTACACAGTAAAGATCAGTGGCAGAAAAATTCTCTCTCTTGGTTCGGAGCTTGA